The following are encoded in a window of Hemiscyllium ocellatum isolate sHemOce1 chromosome 35, sHemOce1.pat.X.cur, whole genome shotgun sequence genomic DNA:
- the LOC132832517 gene encoding zinc finger protein 271-like isoform X1, whose product MEEKPFKCAVCAKSFVTSTRLLAHQMIHTGEKPFRCEVCEKAFTSSSQLLRHQRMHTGQKPFTCEVCDKSFSILSNLRVHQRIHTGEKPFTCMVCDKSFLDLSNLRKHQRIHTGEKPFTCEVCDRSFSSSSHLHGHQRIHTGEKLFTCEVCQKSFSDSSSLCRHQRTHTGEKPFVCKVCNKSFSDSSNLRGHQRIHTGEKPFTCEVCDKLFSTLSQLLVHQRVHTGEKPFTCKVCDRTFSRSSNLLVHQRLHTGKKPFKCEVCDKLFSTSSLLLVHHRIHTGEKPFSCKVCDKSFSESSNLRVHQRIHTGEKPYRCDVCGKSFSTSSTLRLHQRIHTGEKPFTCEVCDKSFSRSSNLLLHWRIHTRE is encoded by the coding sequence ATGGAAGAGAAACCATTCAAGTGTGCAGTTTGTGCTAAATCTTTTGTGACTTCTACAAGGCTCCTGGCACACCAGATGATTCACACGGGGGAGAAACCCTTCAGGTGTGAGGTTTGTGAGAAGGCTTTCACCTCTTCTTCCCaactgctgaggcaccagagaatGCACACAGGGCAGAAACCATTCACATGTGAGGTGTGTGATAAATCATTCTCGATCTTATCAAACCTACGGGTACACCAACGgattcacacaggagagaaaccattcacatgtatggtgtgtgacaaatcattcttaGACTTATCAAACCTCCGCAAacaccaacgcattcacacaggagagaagCCATTCACATGTGAGGTGTGTGACAGATCATTTTCATCATCATCACACCTCCATGGacaccaacgcattcacacaggagagaaactGTTCACTTGTGAGGTGTGTCAGAAGTCATTCTCAGACTCATCAAGCCTCTGCAGACACCAACGcactcacactggggagaagccattcgTGTGCAAGGTGTGTAACAAGTCATTCTCAGATTCATCAAACCTTCGCGGACATCAACGcattcacacaggagagaaaccGTTCACCTGTGAAGTGTGTGACAAATTGTTCTCCACACTATCACAGCTCCTTGTCCATCAacgtgtccacactggggagaaaccattcacgtgCAAGGTGTGTGACAGGACTTTCTCAAGGTCATCGAACCTCCTAGTCCATCAGAGGTTGCACACAGGGAAAAAGCCATTCAAGTGCGAAGTGTGTGATAAATTATTCTCAACGTCTTCACTCCTCCTTGTGCACCACCGCATTCACACGGGGGAGAAACCATTCTCATGCAAAGTGTGTGACAAATCGTTCTCAGAGTCATCAAACCTCCGTGTACACCAACGCATTCACACGGGGGAGAAGCCATATAGGTGCGATGTGTGTGGCAAATCATTCTCAACGTCATCAACCCTTCGCCTCcaccaacgcattcacacaggggaAAAACCATTCACATGCGAGgtatgtgacaaatcattctcaagGTCATCAAATCTCCTGCTTCATTGGAGAATTCACACAAGAGAGTAA